Sequence from the Cucumis sativus cultivar 9930 chromosome 1, Cucumber_9930_V3, whole genome shotgun sequence genome:
ATCTAAATCATCCTTATGAGAAGGAATGGTAAAATGTCTCAGTCTCCCTTCTTGTTTAACCATATAACCTTCGCATAAAAACTCCATTGAGAACTTATCTTCCACTTCTCTATTCACATCATGCACAAACACGTCCGTACTTCCTCCTTCCTCTCTATTCCTCGCCATCATCCCTGCCGTATAAATCGCCGTCATCCTCCCCGGCGCCTCGTCGTGGAACCCCGTTGGCGCGTCCACCATAATCAAATCCCATTTCACCTCATACACTTCCTCCGGCAAACCTTTAATCGCCAACGGGCAAACTGAGTATTTCGGGTCTCCGACTGCAGTACACTCTGGCCCCTTCCCGACATCCATCAAACCGTCGGCCTGATGGACCTTGCTATCATATATAACGTGACGAGACTCAAGCATCGGAAAACGACGACTTATTTGTTGGATCCATGATTTGTCTTCTTCAAGGAATAATGTCCGACCACCGTGGTTGAGAGTGGCCCACATGAGGCTGTCGTGGCCGAGGCCGAAGACAAGGAAGTTGCATGGGGATCGGTTGAGGAGGACGGCAGCGGCGACGGAGATTTCTTTGAATGTTTGTTGTGGGGTTATGGAGGAGGTGGAGTAATGGATGAGAGCGTGGGAAAATGAGGGAGGGATTTTGTTGCAAAAAGATGGGGAGGAGCAATGAGTTAACTTTTGTGAAAAAGATTGTAACTTTGGAGATGGGTTTTGTGTGGGTGAGTCAAGAATGTTAGATTTGAAGAGGAAGATGagaacaaatgaaagaaatagaaCTAAGAGGAGGGTTTTGAGGTTGAGAAATTGATGGATGGGGTATGTTTTTTGCCtcattcttattattatttttccttttgttgttgaagaagTAAAGAGATTTGAGATTTGGGATATGGAAATTTAAAggccatttttttaatttttgaatatGTATAGCTTAGAGTGGAAGAGAGAAATTGGAAATAGGGTGAGATTTTGGTTGGGGGATTGTGACAAGAAATcaactaatattttgaataatgaaGCAACATATAGAGTTATATATACATTGCCCCTTTGATGATATTTGGTGTGGAGTTCCAtcacaaaaaaatttcttctttttcattgctTCTTtgaaacttaatttaatagaTTTATATAGAaggaattatatatatatatatatatatataatatatatatatatatatataatatatatatatatatatatatatatatatatatggagaTTAGAGTGGGATAAATTGGATGAATTctcttgaaatttcaaatgtgGTTTTCATATTTAGGGTTTGCCTCCctcaaaagtttgattttgaattcatATGTTCAAATAAAATTCCAACTTGCCTCAAActcatcaaaattttgaaagaaaaacatatttggaatatatttttcatatttctgaAAAACTTATTCCGATCTGAATTTATCAACAAGATGGTTATTTTatacacacaaacaaaaaatataatgttgaTTACTTGATTAGGGTTTTCACttcattcttaattttttgtattattcGTTTACTCTTTTCCACACTAACTAGGGTAGCTAGGTTAATGTTTATatgcttttatatatttaatttgttaatatattaGGGTGTATCTATCGTTATCTTTTACATATTCTTcgtgaaatattaaataattcaaaacaagagcttgaaaaaagaagaaaaaaatcgactctttaaattaatgatgaatCCTTGATAATATTTTTCGTTAATTATCAATCTTAATTGCGTAGTTATGTCCTGATGTAAACATTGAACCGtgaagtttttttgttttatctaaaggaaagaaaaaatttgtgaatcaaacaatcatatatttttgaaaaacaacaaataaatatccgtaggtcttttttttccaatttgacAATAATGTGTCAATcaatatgattaatttaaaattggacaCATGTttgcaaaaaagaagaaaaaaaggaaaagaaatgaaaaattggcatatgaaatatatggaagaatattaattcatttaattatctCATTCTAAATACATCCATTgactaattttgttaattaacttttgaaagtatGCAAATCAAATACCCTATGAAACCTTAATTAATAGAGTAGAGACAACTATTGCGCGTGCATGTGTGCGCGTTGAATTTTTTCAACAAAGTATGGatacttttttaaacaaaatgaaattttggaaCGGTAATTTTCTCTCACAAATTAAAGATATCACGTAACACTCCTAAACAACCATAAAGTCAAAAGCAAATGATCAACATAAAGAGAAACAACGATAACATCTAAAAGTTGGTAATTACCGAGAACTACGCCTAAGAATAATATACCGAGAAAAAATAATCCAGTTAAGTGATTACAACCTGGATAGACAAtcatatgattttattttaagttggGAAGAATCCACTAAACCTTTTCCCACGTGGTTTTGGGGGAAAGAGagttcaaataaaagaaattaacatcTCCACGTGATTTTAATATTGcataaaataaacacaaaatcaGTACTTAAtagttatttttcattttaattacaCCATCATATCCCTTTGATTCATatcttttattcattattatcttcttcttttaattaaaaaatcattactaattttttcctttttaataattaaaaaaaaaaaagattttctGGCTGTTCATGACTCATATGCACACAGTACTgactcaaattcaatttttgtaatttaattatacaatAATCTTtaggattttgatttttttttttttgaagcattgaaattcaaataaaagattaattaaggATTAATAGAACCCATTAACATCTTAATCCAAATTATTATAGTATATGGGGAACATATAGAGTctaattataagtttttatctaccaattttacttaattttcattttaaaaaaacaatggaaataAACTAAAGGAATATACTTCttctattgttattttttaaaaagtgtaatcttcaattttaactttatctCCCACAACATTATTGAGTAGATtgaaaattatcataaaatctAATTCTAGCTGGATTGACTcgatatcaattttttaaaattagagagatttctttttctattttgtcagatgatatatatattaaaagtagAGGATATGTTATCAATAATTATTTGCAAACTTTTGGATATTTAAACTTCATATTTTTAGgtcaatttgaatataattcaacTACTATTAAGATTAATGTTGGgctttaaattatatattttttacagaaaaaataaaagaaattattttagtattatatattatgcaatattaatttgtataaaatgATAGCATATCTATTACTTTGACTATTTTCAATAATAGTCCTCGTTTTATCGTTTTCAGTCATGTgctcattattaattattgcaatacatacatacatatatatatatatgcatgtttataaaaactataattcATCCATTTATGGGAAGGGTATCTTCAAATATAcccaaagaaactaaaattattagtaaaataaattaaattttctatataccatttaagtatttttttataaataattttaatatatcttaTAGCTAGTGTATTCTTTTAATAcggtaattaaattatatttttaattcctaTAGAATATGTACATGACAAAGagaattataaatacaaaaattaataagtttatattatatgtatcaTAAAGtcaaaaagttaattaacaaagttggaataaaatttatatgatattatGATATATGTCACAATAATTTAGAGTCATAAATTAGATTAGAATCtaaggtttttaaaaaaatgagagagttGGTTGTactataattttcaaacacaaccaataataataataataataataataataattgtttatttGGAATTGAAATGTAAATCACTTGTAATAGAACtcaaaaaaattagaagtaaTTTATCTAATAGATatagaatcaaatttaatgTCTAATGTAACCCATTATGTTAAGTAGAATTTAtctaacattaaattaaaacttttaaagttattttattttattttaaaattgcacAAAactaaatgtaaaattaaactataaaaacttattaatattgtttatgattttgatattttaatatagcaaattttttttctaataatataaaaaaatagaaataaaaagttaaaaagaagaatgaattaGTGAAcattaaaatagttaattagaaaattagaaaagaaaaatgaaatttaagtaTAGGATTATATCATGGGGATTCGAAAATAGAGGACGTGGAGGCATAAGCACGTGACAATGAacacaataaatatttttccaaatgcCAACCAAAATCAGATCATTCTGCCACAAGATTTCATTGTCATCTTAAAATCTTCCTTTcttaatacatacatatatatatatatatatatatgaatattttaaaagctttTTGATGTTATTTAACTGCAAATGTTCTATGTTACGTAGTCAACTTGCTCTCAACTTCCAACAATTAATGGATACATACCATAATTATATAATCTTTACCCACTTTAATATattactaaattaaaacaatcacTTACATAGATCAAGATCAATTAATTAGTTACAATGtcaaaaactatatatatatatatactattataTTAACTTATCCCCATGCgtaa
This genomic interval carries:
- the LOC101217402 gene encoding glucuronoxylan 4-O-methyltransferase 1 gives rise to the protein MRQKTYPIHQFLNLKTLLLVLFLSFVLIFLFKSNILDSPTQNPSPKLQSFSQKLTHCSSPSFCNKIPPSFSHALIHYSTSSITPQQTFKEISVAAAVLLNRSPCNFLVFGLGHDSLMWATLNHGGRTLFLEEDKSWIQQISRRFPMLESRHVIYDSKVHQADGLMDVGKGPECTAVGDPKYSVCPLAIKGLPEEVYEVKWDLIMVDAPTGFHDEAPGRMTAIYTAGMMARNREEGGSTDVFVHDVNREVEDKFSMEFLCEGYMVKQEGRLRHFTIPSHKDDLDKPFCPF